In one Actinomyces trachealis genomic region, the following are encoded:
- the cas6e gene encoding type I-E CRISPR-associated protein Cas6/Cse3/CasE encodes MFLTRIELDPGRRLARKYLGSPQVMHAVVMKAAGSVPTDGAGRVLWRTDHGPTTSLYMLSPAAPDCQQILEEAGVLGAAAQTLDYEPFLSRLAADQVWAFRLTANPSRAAPQGPGVRGKIQGHVTVAQQRQWLLDRTGRLGFGLVGSVADGRDEWMLRVVSRERPVFGRDNPLSQQRDRVRINQTVFEGVLRVTDPQALRVALIGGIGRSKAHGCGLMTLARPRS; translated from the coding sequence GTGTTTCTGACCAGGATTGAACTGGACCCGGGTAGGCGTCTGGCACGGAAGTACCTGGGCTCACCGCAGGTGATGCACGCCGTAGTCATGAAGGCCGCTGGGAGCGTACCCACTGACGGCGCAGGGCGGGTCCTGTGGCGCACCGACCACGGGCCTACGACGTCGTTGTACATGCTCTCTCCGGCTGCGCCTGATTGTCAGCAGATACTGGAGGAGGCTGGGGTGCTGGGGGCCGCCGCACAGACCCTGGATTATGAGCCTTTCCTCAGCCGTCTGGCGGCAGACCAGGTGTGGGCATTCCGGCTGACAGCAAACCCCTCTCGGGCGGCACCCCAGGGGCCGGGCGTGCGGGGCAAGATACAGGGCCATGTCACGGTGGCCCAGCAGCGCCAGTGGCTCCTGGACCGGACCGGCAGGCTCGGATTCGGGCTGGTTGGCTCGGTAGCTGACGGGCGTGATGAATGGATGCTGCGGGTGGTGAGCCGGGAACGTCCTGTGTTCGGGCGCGACAACCCGTTGAGCCAGCAGCGGGACCGGGTGCGGATCAACCAGACCGTGTTTGAAGGCGTTTTGCGGGTGACCGATCCGCAGGCGCTGCGGGTGGCGCTTATCGGCGGCATCGGTCGCTCCAAGGCGCACGGCTGTGGCCTGATGACGCTGGCTAGGCCCCGGAGCTAG
- the cas1e gene encoding type I-E CRISPR-associated endonuclease Cas1e, whose amino-acid sequence MTRMLPVPVAALPRVQDRMSFLYLEHCVVHREDGALTARDDKGTIRVPAASLIAVFLGPGTSVSHQAMSLLGECGTTAVWVGERGVRYYAHGRSLATSTHLLVEQAARVSSPQKRLRVAREMYCMRFAGENVEGLTMQQLRGREGARVREVYRECSRRTGVPWVRRDYRPDDFESSDPINQALSAAHAALYGVVHGVIVALGCSPGLGFVHTGHERSFVYDIADLYKAETTIPIAFDVVAEGMEDLTGTTRRRVRDRIFELKVIERAVGDIHRLLGADEAEDLTVNVVSLWDYQRQVVAGGANYAEEEAGGW is encoded by the coding sequence TTGACCAGGATGCTGCCGGTCCCGGTGGCTGCTTTGCCCCGGGTCCAGGACCGTATGTCTTTCCTCTACCTGGAGCACTGTGTGGTCCACCGTGAGGACGGTGCCTTGACCGCCCGTGATGACAAGGGCACGATCCGGGTTCCGGCGGCTTCCCTGATCGCCGTGTTCCTGGGGCCGGGGACCTCGGTGAGTCACCAGGCCATGAGCCTGCTGGGAGAGTGTGGGACAACTGCTGTCTGGGTTGGGGAGCGAGGTGTGCGCTACTACGCTCATGGCCGTTCTTTGGCTACCTCTACGCATCTCCTGGTTGAGCAGGCGGCTCGGGTCTCCTCCCCGCAGAAGCGTCTGCGGGTGGCTCGGGAGATGTACTGCATGCGTTTCGCCGGGGAGAACGTAGAGGGGCTGACCATGCAGCAGCTGCGTGGTCGTGAGGGGGCACGGGTGCGGGAGGTCTACCGGGAGTGCTCCCGGAGGACCGGTGTGCCTTGGGTCAGGCGGGACTACCGTCCGGACGACTTTGAGTCCTCTGACCCGATCAACCAGGCGCTGTCGGCGGCCCACGCCGCGCTTTATGGCGTGGTTCACGGGGTGATAGTTGCGCTGGGATGCTCCCCGGGCCTAGGTTTCGTGCATACCGGGCATGAGCGTTCCTTCGTGTATGACATCGCGGACCTGTACAAGGCGGAGACCACTATCCCGATCGCCTTTGATGTAGTGGCCGAGGGCATGGAGGACCTGACTGGTACTACTCGCCGCCGGGTGCGGGACCGGATTTTTGAGCTGAAGGTTATCGAGCGGGCGGTGGGAGATATTCACCGGCTGCTCGGGGCTGATGAGGCTGAGGACCTGACGGTGAACGTGGTCTCTCTGTGGGACTATCAGCGGCAGGTTGTGGCAGGTGGCGCCAACTACGCCGAGGAGGAGGCTGGCGGATGGTAG
- the cas2e gene encoding type I-E CRISPR-associated endoribonuclease Cas2e — translation MVVLVLSAAPASLRGALTRWLMEVSPGVFVGHLSARVRTQLWDLVGTYIGDGRALLIWSTRGEQRFAVKSLGHEKEPVDMEGCLVMRTPYAHLPGGQTPREIGAGRAAPESWSLAARRRRYRSYAERALGQQ, via the coding sequence ATGGTAGTGCTGGTGCTTTCCGCGGCCCCGGCCTCCTTGCGGGGCGCCTTGACCAGGTGGCTGATGGAGGTCTCCCCGGGGGTGTTCGTCGGGCACCTGTCGGCCCGGGTCCGTACACAGCTGTGGGACCTGGTGGGTACCTATATCGGTGATGGGCGCGCGCTGCTGATCTGGTCCACACGCGGTGAGCAGCGGTTTGCCGTGAAGTCCTTGGGGCACGAGAAGGAGCCTGTTGATATGGAGGGTTGCCTGGTGATGCGTACCCCTTACGCCCACCTACCAGGCGGTCAGACTCCGCGGGAGATCGGGGCGGGGAGGGCCGCTCCTGAGTCCTGGTCCCTGGCGGCACGGCGACGCCGGTACCGCAGCTACGCCGAGCGGGCCCTAGGTCAGCAGTGA
- a CDS encoding zeta toxin family protein — MTPAGWRTSGRSVAILLAGSPGSGKSTSLGEVFSRGDDEVTGGRPREAFTVIDADEVKGRLIEQARCDGSLESFIKPGVVRDLEAVGEVFSDLDLASLVHEESSMIARKVRIRAVSERRDLVVDQVCSSPRKTAELVDELVASGYRVSVVEINATREFSLESTFGRYVAVAADGGQARRVPTEVVENVFDTDGSSRPRQSVEALLCREPCPVAAWRRYDAIVPGAPLVLTQQGSRGSDGVMRRVAPQPLQAPRRRSKTDVLAGRDERARQLLERSRRLPDAARRRPDLGR; from the coding sequence ATGACGCCCGCAGGCTGGCGTACGAGCGGGCGGTCGGTGGCGATCCTCCTGGCTGGTTCTCCGGGGTCGGGCAAGTCGACCAGTCTTGGGGAGGTCTTCTCTCGCGGTGACGACGAGGTCACCGGCGGTCGGCCCCGTGAGGCGTTCACGGTGATCGATGCCGATGAGGTCAAGGGGAGGCTGATCGAGCAGGCACGCTGTGATGGTTCGCTGGAGTCTTTTATCAAGCCCGGCGTGGTGCGTGACCTGGAGGCTGTCGGAGAGGTGTTCTCTGACCTCGACCTCGCCTCGCTGGTGCACGAGGAGTCCTCGATGATCGCGCGCAAGGTTCGCATCCGGGCGGTGTCCGAGCGTCGCGACTTGGTGGTTGACCAGGTGTGTTCCTCACCGCGCAAGACGGCCGAGCTCGTCGACGAGCTCGTCGCCTCGGGTTACAGGGTCTCGGTGGTGGAGATCAACGCGACTCGTGAGTTCTCGCTGGAGTCGACTTTCGGGCGTTACGTGGCGGTGGCTGCGGACGGAGGGCAGGCCCGGCGTGTACCGACGGAGGTGGTGGAGAATGTCTTTGATACTGACGGTTCCTCGCGCCCGCGCCAGTCTGTCGAGGCCCTCTTGTGCCGCGAGCCGTGCCCGGTGGCTGCGTGGCGCCGCTATGACGCTATCGTGCCGGGTGCTCCCCTGGTGCTCACGCAGCAGGGTTCTCGGGGCTCCGATGGCGTGATGCGCAGGGTCGCTCCACAGCCGTTGCAGGCTCCGCGGCGTCGTTCGAAGACGGACGTGCTCGCCGGGCGCGACGAGAGGGCTAGGCAGTTGCTGGAGCGCTCCAGGCGTTTGCCGGACGCGGCTCGCCGCAGGCCAGACCTCGGACGCTAG
- the purU gene encoding formyltetrahydrofolate deformylase, with protein MSAAAVTEPQHLVLTLSCPDRPGIVHAVTGALARRGGNITESNQFGDAETGLFFMRVSVLTKVPRAELEADLAELATSYEMSWFLDEADRPLRTLLMVSKEGHCLSDLLFRASSQGLPIQVVGVVGNHEDLRPVAEFYGATFHHIPVTRDTKEAAEQQLLELVGALDVELVVLARYMQILSPALCERLHGSVINIHHSFLPSFKGAKPYHQAHERGVKLIGATAHYVTADLDEGPIIEQDVTRATHADSALQLQRKGQDVERRVLAQAVKWHAEHRVLLNGQRTVVFA; from the coding sequence ATGAGCGCAGCAGCTGTCACCGAGCCCCAGCACCTGGTCCTCACTCTGTCCTGCCCCGACCGGCCTGGCATCGTCCACGCCGTCACCGGCGCCCTGGCACGCCGCGGGGGCAACATAACCGAGTCCAACCAGTTCGGTGACGCCGAGACCGGCCTGTTCTTCATGCGGGTCTCCGTGCTGACCAAGGTGCCGCGCGCCGAGCTGGAGGCAGACCTGGCCGAGCTGGCCACTTCCTACGAGATGTCCTGGTTCCTGGACGAGGCCGACCGCCCCCTACGCACCCTGCTGATGGTCTCCAAGGAAGGACACTGCCTGTCTGACCTACTGTTCCGCGCCAGCAGCCAGGGGCTACCCATCCAGGTAGTGGGAGTGGTAGGTAACCACGAGGACCTGCGCCCGGTGGCGGAGTTCTACGGTGCCACCTTCCACCACATCCCCGTCACCCGAGACACCAAAGAGGCCGCCGAGCAGCAGCTGCTGGAGCTAGTGGGCGCCCTGGACGTGGAATTGGTGGTGCTGGCCCGCTACATGCAGATCCTCTCCCCCGCCCTGTGCGAGCGCCTGCACGGCTCCGTCATCAACATCCACCATTCCTTCCTACCCAGCTTCAAGGGGGCCAAGCCCTACCACCAGGCGCATGAGCGCGGCGTCAAGCTGATCGGCGCCACCGCCCACTACGTGACGGCCGACCTTGACGAGGGGCCGATCATCGAGCAAGACGTCACCCGGGCAACCCACGCCGACTCTGCCCTGCAGCTCCAGCGCAAAGGCCAGGACGTGGAGAGACGAGTGCTGGCCCAGGCAGTCAAATGGCACGCCGAACACCGGGTGCTCCTCAACGGACAGCGAACCGTCGTCTTCGCCTGA
- a CDS encoding N-acetylglucosamine-6-phosphate deacetylase, with amino-acid sequence MSNAASALRGRVVTPFQIIEDGVVVLAERHIVWVGPAEEATKAGWGKVLAAAESAPADGYLLPGLVDVHCHGGGGESFPNAQTTEQAMVSVLEHRRHGTTSLVASCVTAAPEVLKERTKVLAELCDAGELAGIHFEGPFVSVERCGAQDPTYIIDPDAALTRELIELGRGHVVTMTIAPEKPNITGEDGVVRALVEGGALPSFGHTDSDAAPVRAGLADAATRIGERLEKGLPVRSSRSTATHLFNGMRPMHHRAPGPVPEFLAAAVNGDCILEMIGDGVHLNPAIVLDMFETLGRENVILVTDAMAAAGMPDGDYVLGPQAVTVKNGVARLSGKDSIAGGTAHLLDVVRTTWKGGVDLVDAVFAASCQGAEVLGDDTIGALEAGMWADVVVTDAELRPVSVFRKGEKVA; translated from the coding sequence ATGAGCAACGCTGCTTCTGCCCTGCGCGGGCGAGTCGTCACACCATTCCAGATCATTGAGGACGGCGTCGTCGTCTTGGCCGAGCGCCACATCGTGTGGGTCGGTCCTGCTGAGGAGGCCACCAAGGCCGGTTGGGGGAAGGTCCTGGCTGCCGCCGAGTCCGCCCCCGCCGACGGGTACCTGCTACCTGGCCTCGTTGACGTCCACTGTCACGGGGGCGGCGGCGAGTCCTTCCCCAACGCGCAGACCACCGAGCAAGCCATGGTCTCGGTCCTGGAGCATCGCCGTCACGGCACAACCTCCCTGGTGGCCTCCTGCGTGACTGCCGCCCCGGAGGTGCTCAAGGAGCGCACCAAGGTGCTGGCAGAGCTGTGCGACGCCGGGGAGCTGGCGGGCATCCACTTTGAGGGTCCCTTTGTCTCTGTGGAGCGCTGTGGCGCCCAGGACCCCACCTACATCATCGACCCGGACGCCGCACTGACCCGTGAGCTGATCGAGCTGGGACGCGGGCACGTCGTCACCATGACCATCGCCCCGGAGAAGCCGAATATCACGGGGGAGGACGGCGTGGTGCGCGCGCTGGTGGAGGGCGGGGCGCTGCCCTCTTTTGGGCACACCGACTCGGATGCCGCCCCCGTGCGTGCGGGCCTGGCGGATGCCGCCACCCGGATCGGGGAGCGCCTGGAGAAGGGTCTGCCGGTGCGTTCGTCCCGCTCCACCGCCACCCACCTGTTCAACGGCATGCGTCCCATGCACCACCGCGCCCCGGGCCCGGTGCCGGAGTTCCTGGCGGCGGCCGTCAACGGCGACTGCATCCTGGAGATGATCGGCGACGGCGTGCACCTGAACCCTGCCATCGTGTTGGACATGTTCGAGACGTTGGGGCGGGAGAACGTCATCCTGGTGACGGACGCTATGGCGGCCGCGGGCATGCCGGACGGTGACTATGTGCTGGGTCCGCAGGCGGTCACCGTCAAGAACGGGGTGGCACGTCTGTCCGGCAAGGACTCGATCGCGGGGGGCACCGCCCACCTGCTTGACGTGGTGCGCACCACCTGGAAGGGGGGAGTGGACCTGGTTGACGCCGTGTTTGCGGCCTCTTGCCAGGGGGCGGAGGTGTTGGGGGACGACACCATCGGCGCCTTGGAGGCGGGCATGTGGGCCGATGTGGTGGTCACTGACGCCGAGCTTCGGCCGGTGAGTGTCTTCCGCAAGGGCGAGAAGGTGGCCTGA